One genomic region from Gopherus flavomarginatus isolate rGopFla2 chromosome 20, rGopFla2.mat.asm, whole genome shotgun sequence encodes:
- the LOC127037994 gene encoding protein NKG7-like — protein sequence MPFFRILSTILVLLSLLLLMIALGSDFWVTDNRGIQIGLWKTCIRSVCFQYSSAPGYIDATRAFLFLALIAGFLSLFTLIASIFRSHLGPVALTLVSAVASFSAGLCAMIALAVFTGEVAKTLNVPLGQVPFGWSFGLGWASFPLFLITGAVMMFVQKSPSS from the exons ATGCCATTTTTCCGGATCCTCAGCACCATCCTGGTtctgctcagcctcctgctgctgaTGATCGCCCTGGGCTCCGACTTCTGGGTGACGGACAACAGAGGCATCCAGATCGGGCTGTGGAAGACCTGCATCCGTTCAGTGTGTTTTCAATATTCTTCAGCACCAG GTTACATTGACGCCACCAGGGCTTTCCTGTTCCTGGCCCTGATCGCCGGGTTTCTCTCCCTCTTCACTCTCATCGCTTCGATATTCCGCTCCCACCTCGGCCCCGTGGCCCTGACCCTGGTCTCTGCCGTGGCCAGCTTCAGCGCAG GGCTCTGTGCCATGATCGCGCTGGCCGTGTTCACAGGAGAAGTAGCTAAGACCTTGAATGTCCCACTAGGCCAAGTCCCCTTCGGCTGGTCCTTCGGCCTCGGCTGggcctccttccccctcttcctcaTCACTG GTGCAGTGATGATGTTCGTCCAGAAATCGCCCTCGAGCTGA